The genomic stretch TTAAACTATCAGTAGTAGAAAAAGGGGGATACGCTCAAATCACCTGGGAGTTGCTCGGGGACGAATATGCAATTCGGAACTACGACCTCCGAAGGGGTGACAGTCCCGGAAGTCTAGAGATCTTGAAGTCCTTCAACCCCAAACAAAACAGATTTACAGATGATTCCGTCCTTCCGAGACATATATACTACTACGACTTGATTGCATGGAACAGCGAGGGTGCACATCGGGGAAGTGGAGAAGCGATATCCTTCACGCCATCGGTTTCTATTGACATACACGCATGGGAAGGAACGACAAAGACGCTCATAGAGACAAATAGCAAACTGTTCATTACCAGTTTAAAAGGAGTCATCTCGACAATCACAGAGAATGGTAAACTGGGTGGTCACGAATCAGAAGATAAAAAGTTACTTATCAGGGTGAAAAATTTCTTGGAGGAACTCGCGGATGAATGAATCGGTATTCATCCACGTTTCATCATTTGACGAGCTCGCTCAAAGGCTTCACCAAAAATACCATGAAGGAGTGGCACAATATACAAGTACTTTCCGATATCCCGCTTCGATCATCTTTTTCGATTCTAAACAGGAGTATAAACGGTTCATTCAAGAATCCCCCTGGGAAATCCGAACACTATCGGAAGTATTTGGAGATAAAGAAGAGATCTCTTGCTATCAGATCAGGAAGTGGCTCAACGCTCTTCTCAGCGAGCACAGTAAGGAACCTGTGGTTGTTTTACCCATAACAGAGTACATCCGGGTGTGCAAACCTCATAACCCGCCGTTAATTGACCAAATATTTACAAGTATCGTACAGGCGGAGTTTTCACCGATAATTGCTCCAATGCTGGATTATTCATTCAGTTACCAGAGATTCTTTGCAGAATTTCCCCATCAGGATAGGATGGCAGAAGTGTTCTCGTACGACTCACCTGCAAAAGATCAAGATCCGGCGATCGAAATAATTCTCGACGAGACAGGAATGGTCCCAACAGAGGGACATGAGGTTATTACCACCCTAAAAGGATGGATAAAATTATGGGAAACTGGCGAGATAGCAGACAAAAATAACCTGATAATACAGAACAAACGCATCATCGAAGCGATTAAGGATACTGACATATCAGTCCCGAAAGTGAACAAACGGATCGTTGAGAACCAAAAGGATTACCTCTCGTACTACCAGAATATCGACCCCACATCTTTCACGATTGAGCCAGACGCAACAATCTGGAATGTTATATTCAGCAACCTCCACACAGACTGCCGTAAAAATTCGTGGAGCAAGATTGTCACGACGATTCTCGGGAGTACAGACAACCTTGAGGAGGACATTACCAAGTATTGGGAAGACTCGATTCGAATCGAAATGCGTGTGCAGAGGTGGTTCTGGTTAAATGAGGCTAAAAAACGATCTCTCTCATCACCATTCCCGGAAAGACTTGTAAAAGAGGTGGAAGACCCTGAACAATTACTCGACTATGCGTACAACATCGGAATATCCAGCGAGATCGACGCTCAAAGCCTGAAAGATCGAGCAAAACTGTTAAAGAGGTTTAAGAAGCCGTTATTCAACACGGGAATTTTAACTTTTGAACAGAATTACGCAGAGTGGAAAGAGCGCCAGGGAGCCGATTACAGGAAGATAGTCGAACATACAACAGGGATCTTCCCCTTCGAGCGTCAAGCAATAGTAGAAGTCGTCTCGCTCCTAATGAGAGAGCAATCTGGGTTTCCAAATGAATTATTCCCGGTCATCGAAGAATGCTGGCCGGCGTTTGCAGCATACATCGAACCTGCCATTGGGAATGCTCTTGAGAAAGAAGTTTCAATCAAGGATGATCCACAGGGCTTCGCCAATCAGTATTTTGCACAGTACATTCGTGCGAAGTTAGTCTATGATGCCCCGACAAAAAGGCTGGAGGAGATGCAGCATCAGTACTTTGGTGAGTGGAAAGATACACTTGGAGCACTCTCCATCGGGAAAATTCCTCAACATAACGATACATCATTTAAGGCCCAGATTGATGCTGACGGATATATTTTCTTAGACGGAGTAGGTTATGAATGGCACAATGTCATAAGGGTTCTTTTTGAGAGGAAAGAGTGGAAGATCACATCAATTCAGCCAATATTTTCTCAACTTCCAAGCGATACGGCTCACTTCCCGCTCTTAGATCCTGTGAAAGAATACCGAGATTTTGACGGATTAATCCATAAACATTATCAGTACCCTAGAACTATTTTCGAGGAACTTGAAATACTAGAGCAAATTGTTGAGAGAATTCATCAGTGGCATAAAGACAAGCCGATCTGGATCGTATCAGATCACGGTTCAACAGCATTCGCACGTAAAGGGAGGGCAAGATCTATAAAAGGGGTTAAAAAGGAGCATGGAGGACGTTGTGGAACATTTAAAGGAGGTCACTTGAACGAGGATGGAAGAACCCACTGTGTTCTCGAGAAAACAGCATCTTATGCTGTCTCTCTGAGTTACGATAACTATGGAGAGACATCGCCTCAAGGAGAGGCCCACGGGGGCGCGATGCCTGAAGAAACTCTTGCCCTCGCTCTGCTGATCGCGCCACCTGGAACTGATACGTCTTCAGATCCAATAACCGTAAAGGCAGAAAGAAACTCGTATTCGGCTCTCGATCCCGAGATCGTATTACGGGTCAGTGGAACAGCAGGCATCCAAATTGAGTCAGTAACCATCAGAATAAACAGAGGAGTACGAAAACTAATTCCACCAGAGTGGATAGTGAAAACCTCCATCAAAATTCCAGTTGCAGTAGTTGAAGAGTTAGGCTTTAAGCCGGGCGAGAATACGCTTGATATCACTTTCAATAAATCAATGCAAGCAACCTGCTCTGTAGAGTATGCTTCGGGATCTACAGTTACAGGGTTTGATCAGGTCTTCAAATTATGATAGAGAGGCGGTCAGAGTATGGAAGAAAAAATACCTGAAACAATGACATTTGATGAGACTAGCGAGCCTCGCGAGTACGCTCCTGACGAGTTAGACAAAAAGATCCGAGAACTATTCCCCGGAGAGTCTGTCAATAAGCGCCTAACGAAGACGGGCCTTCTTTCATCTCGAGCCTTGCCCTCCTTCGTATCGGACTGGTTGATCTCAAAGTTTTCCTCAGGGAACCAACTGGATACGCTTGCATTGCAGCGCTTCCTCGATAATTACCTCCCAGATAAAAGTAGAGCAGAAGAGATCAAGCATCGCCTGATGTCAGATCGCGCACGGGTAACGATCCTCGCTGATTTTAGAGTTACGCCCAATATCCAATCTGGAGAAGAGTATCTAGAGATACCGATCTTAGATGTGACCGGAAAAGAGGGTATGGTAGACCCAATCATTCTCGATAAATCACCAGAATTGCTGAACGGTGGCATGTGGGGAGTTGGAGAACTCGTATACAACCAACCAGAAAGCAGAAAGAAAGATGGGAGAATCGTTCTTAAGGAATTTACTCCATTCCGCCCGTATCAGGCCAATCTGGATTATTATCGAAAGGCTCGCTCCAGATTTTCATCAACGATCGAATGGATCGATTTCCTTCTGAAGAACATGGAGTATGATCCCCACAGTTTCGAGGATACATCTCAGAAGATGAGGATGATATCGCGGCTTCTGCCGTTTGTTCAGCCGAGGGTCAATCTCATAGAACTCGCCCCAAAAGGAACCGGAAAATCCTACGTATTCGGGAGGTTGAGCAAATACGGCTGGCTAATCAGCGGGGGCTCTGTAAGCAGAGCTCAGTTATTCTACGATATCAGCAAAAAGCGCCGGGGGCTTATCACGCGGTTCGACTACGTGGCTCTTGATGAAATTCAATCAATAAAGTTTGGCAGCAATCCCGAAGAGGTAATTGGTGCCTTAAAGGGCTATTTAGAGTCGGGAGCGTATAACGTAGCCTCGTACAGCGCACAGGCAGATGCAGGCTTTATAATACTCGGCAATATTCCCATTTCAGAGAGCGGCCGGCCAATAAGTAACAACTATTTCGACTCACTGCCGAACTTTATGCAGGAAGGGGCGTTCCTCGATCGGTTCCATGGATTTATCGAAGGGTGGAAGTTGCCCAGGATAAAGGTAGGGAGCATTGGAAAGGGGTATGCGCTCAACTCGGAGTTCTTCTCTGAGGTAATGCATGGGCTTAGAAGTGACACAACTCCTGCTGCGGTCGTTGATGCGTATCTCGATGTGCCCAAGGATGCTGATAAACGAGATGTTACGGCAGTAACCCGAATTGCGTCAGGATTCTTGAAACTGTTATACCCACAGGTACGCTCAGTTAATGAGATTGATGTGAATGATTTTGAGACGTATTGTTTTGAGCCGGCGTTAAGGATGCGGACAATCATCCGAGAACAATTGCACAGGTTAGATGAAGAGTTCCCAGAAGATATGCCGGAAGTTGTAGTCAAAAAGGTATAGGATACCAACCGCACTGACGGGAGCGGTATTACAATCTCAAAACAAAGTGGATGATTGTCAGATCAGCCATCACGGAGTGCGTTTGGCATTTTGGGTATGCACTCTAATTCTTTTGGCGAATGATCTGCGTAACTCTGATTTGGAGATCTTCTTCTGTGTAACCGAACAGTTTAATCAACTTTATGGCGTTGTTTCTCAACATCATCGCATTAAGGTGTGATTCTAAAAACATATCTGTTCCCGGAATTTTTTTTGGCATCCAGAGTATCGCTGGATCTTTTGCAAAATAAGGGCGTTTTGCACCCTTTAATGTAAGAACGCGATCAAATACATCGGAGTGCTCTTTGTACAATAACCCACACACTCCCATATAGAAATCAATCCAGGTATCGACACTATAATCTTTGCCCGTAAATGTGAAGCCCTGAATCTTCTCACGAATGGGCCTCTCATTAGGACTCTCTAGAGGGCCTTTACTCAACTTATTCGCGGGTGATATTATTCTCTTCCCAGAGCGTGGCCGCAACGGAGTAGTGACTTTCAATAATGGTTCAAGTTGTGACTGGAATTGAGAAAACGTCGATGAAAGGTACAGCAAAGTTTCTTTAGCACTTTCCATCCTGCTGATCTCAATTCTGAGATCTTTCTGCATCTGATATAGATCGTCAGGAACAGGAATTTTTTTCGACTCTAACTGAGTTATCGAACCGTTAATGGCATCGAGGTTCTCTCGCTTCTCGTCAAGATTATTGTTGAGTAGTATAGGATAGAGAGTATCGATAATTTCCTGAAGTTTATTAATCGAGACAAGGTAACTATCATCCATAAACGCTCTATAATGCATAGAGCAAAGGAGTTTAAAAGTATATCACTATAAGCGGGAGTGAAACGTGACGATCTCTATGGGGCCTAATTTGGCTACAGGAATATCATCCAAGTCCGGGGGTACGCGGCATGGACCCCCTGACCTGCCCGTTCTGCAACCCCGCAGAAGACGAGATCATCCTCGCAAACGATCTCTGCTACGCCCGCTATGATAAATATCCCGTCAGCCCCGGCCACCTCCTCCTCATCCCCTACCGCCACATCCCCGACTTCTTCGCCGCGACCGACGCGGAGCATGCCGCCCTCCTCGCCCTCGTCCGGGAGGCAAAAACCCTCCTCGACGAACAATTCCATCCCGACGGCTACAACATCGGCGTGAACGTGCGAGCAGCCGCCGGCCAGACGGTGATGCACCTCCACGTCCACGTCATCCCCCGCTACGCTGGCGACGTGGACGACCCCCGGGGCGGGGTCAGGGGGGCGGTCCCGGAGAAGAGGGTGTATTGAGGATGCCCCGACCGATGTACGCCGGACGGCCAAGTCTACCGGGGCGACGCAGGGACTGCTCTCATCTTCACGTCGGGGAAGGTGATCCTCGCCGGGTTCAAAGACCTGGACTCGATGGAGGCGTTCACCTCCGGGCTGAAGGCAACGATCAAGACCGCTGCATAGTCCTCGCGTAGACCCGGGGTAGAGGCACCATGCCGTCGATCGCCGTGGCGATTGGACGTCAGGGAGCACCCTGCAATCGCCGATGACCGCACTGAACTGGTTCCTGATCTCGGCAGCGGGGTTCCGGTCATGCCTGGAGTGCCGGTGCCTTCTCGTTCCCGAGAATGGAACGCCGCCGCTTTCCGGCGCAGACGACTCCCCGTCGTTTGTGCCACAGGCGGTGGCACTATTTCAACTCCGCCTGGCACCAGTACTCGCGGAAAAGATGGACATCTGCCCGGTGTTCCACCCTGGGACCCCCTTCACCACCGGTAGCGGGGGAAGAACGGTCTCCACCGACCAGCCGGGGTGCAGCAGCGCCTCCGTATAGGCGCAGTCGGCGATCCGGTAGAGGTCGCGCTCACCCTTTCATCCAGCCGGCCCGAAACGACCACGGGCCGGGCGCGACTCGATCCAGCATCGCCCGGTATATCCCGCCGGGGTTGCCGCGAACCTCGTAGGATCCTGCCGGGAGCGTGGGGGATCGTCGCCCTCGCCCCGGACGACGATCGCGGCTCCCTCTCGTGCGAGAGTTATCGTCCAGTGTGCCAGAGACGATCGTGGTGCCGGCGGCAGACCACCGTCACTCCACGTTCTCCGTCAGGGCCACCGTCCGGTATCCCTGGCGGGGATGATTGCGGATATTCTTGTATTTTGCCTCAATTCTGCCGTCTTCCAGCATAGGATTGATGTAGTGGTTCCGGAGCGAGTCCTTCCTGCGGTTCAGCAGATCCGCCAGCTCATCGAGGGTCAGGAAATCCTCCTTGCAGAGCTGGAGAATCGTTGCTTCAACGACTTCTTTGGGTGCTTTCCGCAGAGATCTGACCGGTTCCGCAATCTCACGCAATGTATCCAAATGTTCGGAGTTCCTCGGCAAATGTTCGGAGCTTGTGACCAAATGTTCGGAGCTCTCGATCAAATGTTCGGAGTTCGACTTCGAACAAATCCCCCCGGCTCCGAACATTTCATCTCCCATCGGGTGGCGGCCTGGCCGGTAGTAGAAGGTGTTTCTGCCTGAACCTTCGCTTATCAGCAGTCCTTTTTCGACCAGACTGTGGAGAGCAACGGTGATGTCGTGAGGGTGTGCTTTCGTCACCTCCTTCAACCGCCCGTGGTTCACGCACCCCTCACAGTGGGCAGTCAGGAGAGCCAGCCGCTCGATCTCACCAAGTTTACTGAACGATTCGCCGAGTTCGGCCTTCAGGTCATCGACAGCCTTCTCCGGCACAAGACTGATCATCTTGAGGATGAAGACCGTCTGGTTACTCTCGTGCCGTTCCTCAAGCACCGGCTCGCGCCAGTGCTGGAGCTGCCAGTTCCGGTAGATCTTCAGGAATCCCGACCCCGCCTGCTCACCAAGGC from Methanoculleus chikugoensis encodes the following:
- the brxL gene encoding BREX system Lon protease-like protein BrxL — its product is MEEKIPETMTFDETSEPREYAPDELDKKIRELFPGESVNKRLTKTGLLSSRALPSFVSDWLISKFSSGNQLDTLALQRFLDNYLPDKSRAEEIKHRLMSDRARVTILADFRVTPNIQSGEEYLEIPILDVTGKEGMVDPIILDKSPELLNGGMWGVGELVYNQPESRKKDGRIVLKEFTPFRPYQANLDYYRKARSRFSSTIEWIDFLLKNMEYDPHSFEDTSQKMRMISRLLPFVQPRVNLIELAPKGTGKSYVFGRLSKYGWLISGGSVSRAQLFYDISKKRRGLITRFDYVALDEIQSIKFGSNPEEVIGALKGYLESGAYNVASYSAQADAGFIILGNIPISESGRPISNNYFDSLPNFMQEGAFLDRFHGFIEGWKLPRIKVGSIGKGYALNSEFFSEVMHGLRSDTTPAAVVDAYLDVPKDADKRDVTAVTRIASGFLKLLYPQVRSVNEIDVNDFETYCFEPALRMRTIIREQLHRLDEEFPEDMPEVVVKKV
- the pglZ gene encoding BREX-4 system phosphatase PglZ, with protein sequence MNESVFIHVSSFDELAQRLHQKYHEGVAQYTSTFRYPASIIFFDSKQEYKRFIQESPWEIRTLSEVFGDKEEISCYQIRKWLNALLSEHSKEPVVVLPITEYIRVCKPHNPPLIDQIFTSIVQAEFSPIIAPMLDYSFSYQRFFAEFPHQDRMAEVFSYDSPAKDQDPAIEIILDETGMVPTEGHEVITTLKGWIKLWETGEIADKNNLIIQNKRIIEAIKDTDISVPKVNKRIVENQKDYLSYYQNIDPTSFTIEPDATIWNVIFSNLHTDCRKNSWSKIVTTILGSTDNLEEDITKYWEDSIRIEMRVQRWFWLNEAKKRSLSSPFPERLVKEVEDPEQLLDYAYNIGISSEIDAQSLKDRAKLLKRFKKPLFNTGILTFEQNYAEWKERQGADYRKIVEHTTGIFPFERQAIVEVVSLLMREQSGFPNELFPVIEECWPAFAAYIEPAIGNALEKEVSIKDDPQGFANQYFAQYIRAKLVYDAPTKRLEEMQHQYFGEWKDTLGALSIGKIPQHNDTSFKAQIDADGYIFLDGVGYEWHNVIRVLFERKEWKITSIQPIFSQLPSDTAHFPLLDPVKEYRDFDGLIHKHYQYPRTIFEELEILEQIVERIHQWHKDKPIWIVSDHGSTAFARKGRARSIKGVKKEHGGRCGTFKGGHLNEDGRTHCVLEKTASYAVSLSYDNYGETSPQGEAHGGAMPEETLALALLIAPPGTDTSSDPITVKAERNSYSALDPEIVLRVSGTAGIQIESVTIRINRGVRKLIPPEWIVKTSIKIPVAVVEELGFKPGENTLDITFNKSMQATCSVEYASGSTVTGFDQVFKL
- a CDS encoding HIT family protein; this encodes MDPLTCPFCNPAEDEIILANDLCYARYDKYPVSPGHLLLIPYRHIPDFFAATDAEHAALLALVREAKTLLDEQFHPDGYNIGVNVRAAAGQTVMHLHVHVIPRYAGDVDDPRGGVRGAVPEKRVY